The Myxocyprinus asiaticus isolate MX2 ecotype Aquarium Trade chromosome 6, UBuf_Myxa_2, whole genome shotgun sequence region acaaagatccaagcgagtgtaagagttatcgtccaatttctctgatccagctagacattcaaatattgtcaaaaattttggctaaccgattaagtaaagttatgacatctcttatacatatagatcaggcggGGTTTAtttgggccgcagctcttctgacaacattaggcatctcatcaatattatgtggccAGTGACAAATGATCAGGCTCTGGTCGCGGCCATCTCAGTTGatgctgaaaaggtgtttgatatggtagaatgggattatctttttaagattttggaaatatatgggaaTACAGTTCGGGAATACCTTtcttggatggattaagttactttaaagACAACCAGTAGCAGTGgaaaaaacaaatggattaatttcagattattttactctggataggggcacccggcagggttgctgtctttccccattattgttctgtcttgcctggaaccattagcagccacgataagaagggaagatgattttccaggggtggtggtgggagatgtggcgcataagcttttactttatgcagacgatattttattattcgtctccgaccccactagatctatgccttgcctccacagaattattaattgcttttctaagttctcaggatacagagttaattggtctaaatacgaagctttggctctgacagcatactgcccagtaacagctttccagcctgGCACCTTCCAGTGtaccaaacagggcattaagtatttggacattttattcccagcaaatttgtctgatttagttagagttaattttgatcccttaataaaaaggtttttgagtgatgtgggcaggtgggcttcattacatttatctatgattgggaaggttaatgttattaaaatgaattgtattccaaaatttatctacctgctacaatctctccctgtagatgtcccgatctcttatttcaagcaatttgatagcatagtgaagacattcatttggaatggtaagcattctagattacattttaataaattaaataggccaattgacaaaggtgggctaggcctacccaatattttgttttattattacacaTTCAGTCTTAGGGCAGTGATGGCTCaccggttaaggctctgggttactgatcagaaggtcgggggttcaagccctggcactgccaagatgccactgttgggcccttgagcaagacccttgaccctgtctgctccaggggtgctgtatcatagctgaccctgcactctgaccccagcttagctgggatatgtgaaaaaaaaaaagaatttcactgtatatgtgcaaaatgtataatgtgtgataaataaatacacaaaattaattaattaattagacatttggctcattggtcacttccacctgagagcagaccctccctggttttgtattgaacaggaagttcttgcccctatttcgccattgcaaagcctttctatcaaactaattggagaagctaagttacaccccgttatctcacatttgcaattggtatggactaaagtgtccagagtgtttaattcgaacatttattttaatgttgccttaagcatatggctgaacccaaaatgatgtattgataagtcccctttctgctggtcagagtggattgtgaggggggttactacactcggtgacctatatgagagtggagtgttgagatctttggctcaacattttgggattcccagatctcagttctgtaggtatttacagctgtgccaccagctctgtattgtttttggaagtagcatacacccccctaaagccgcaaatactctgggagaggtgattactgcttttggaaaaggtcatgatgcatcagtgtattactccctgttaattcagagtctgggggacggagcgctaacttctatcaagagattatgggagaaagatttaaacttggtattggaggagagagCATGGGCTAGGattcaaaaaaatgtcaagtctgtatctagagatgcaagggttcaccttatgcaattcaagattttacatagattctattggaccccctctagattgtataggcttggtcttaaagacacacccacctgctggcgatgcaaaTCGGAAGATCGACACACAAcccatatttgtgtgtgtgtgtgtgtgtgtgtgtgtgtgttggggaggggggttaagatccaagggttttgattgagggttcagagttttgcaTGTGACgtcttgggcactcgggtttcgttctgccccagactctgtattttgggagatggggtggtcatcaatgtggggaataaacatgtggaggattgggtcctaaccagagTTATGGTTGCCagacaggtgattttgaggggatggaagtcagctggagcacccccatttcaggaatggtgctcggagatggggaaggtgggaaatggggtagatacttgccgttcttggagggttctcggggtagatcagtggagagagaggggtagttattaatgtgtgatttttatattttttataaaataaaattagatgttttgtttttgttttcttttgtatgtgctcatgtatgaccacaggggtgttgagggtcggggtggggatggggaggggtggtagtgggtgttaaaagttgattctgtgtatttatgttttgattttctgtgtttgaataaaaatgttaatcataaaaaaagaaaataaaaaaaaaattatgatttaaactcaCTTTTATGTCATTTACCGGGTTGTACGCCAAAAGGGGGCCTCTGCTTGgatggttgcttggggcctcggaAATCATAACCCCGCCCCTGAACGCaacaaaaacaactttaaaaGTTAGAGATGACAAACCATTTGTAAAACCTTGAACATTAATGATGCAAACCTGattcagaaattgtgtttatttttactgTGTTATAAAAAATGTTGGCCAAGAAGTTGCTTTGTATGTGATAGTAGTTTTGATCCTGTCATGTCACATGCAATGTGACTGACCACAATGACAAACAAACCTTAGAAAACAGTGAAAAAGGGAAGATAATGATACTGTTACAGGTGCTTCCTTCTTTTCTTCCTGTATTTTATCATAGCGATACCAAGGTGTTACACCAGTGGGTTGAAAGCAAGAGTTCAATAAGGGCAAATTAAGAAATTAAAGGATTTGTTGATAACTATAAAAGTGTCCTTCAAGCTAAAGTATGCCAAGCACATACATGGAGCCTCCTAACCTGGTACAAAATTACTTTACGTGAAGATGAGCCACACAgatgtttacgttttgaaacattgTATGCTACGGTGTGTTAGCGTTTTCTCTGTGTCACTCTGTGACACATGATCTTTTTGCATTTGGGTTTGACAGACAGCTATAATGATGCTAAATTAATCTAGACATATAATTGGCTCTAGGAGCTGAAATGGCGAGCTTATTCTTTCCTTTTGCTGACAGTGCCTGTAGGTAATAACAGAAACAGGTGATGAGAGGTGAGGATAAAAGCACTGCAAATAACAATGTAAAtctatttaaagaaaaaatgcatttattcttAATTTGATTCCAGAGAGAGAAAGTGTAGATACAGCATACCCAAACGTAAGGCGATAGAACATTGCATCTTGCATCACTCTGCATACATAATACAGCCCATGACATGTTGGTGAAGGTGCCTCATGTGTAACAAGATGTTTTAAAGAATCCATTGTGTGTTCATGATTGGAAAACATGTTTTCAGctatgaccctgcatcagtgtggagaggcctgaaagacagtattaactacaagacaccatcccacaacactgtagggaatcaacaactggctgacgacctgaatgtgttttactgtagatttgaaaagcccagtttcacaccccacacccacaccttctgcaaccaccctcctcccccctcctgctactcaacctacacttaagatctgtgaagaggatgtgtgccgggtcttctggaaacaaaaaacaaggaaagcacagggcccagatggtgtttcacttgtctaaaatcctgtgctgaccagctggcccccatcttcacatagatcttcaacagatcactggagcagtgtgaagttgctacttcaaatgctccaccataaTCCCTGTcctaaagaaacccaaaatcacaggacttaatgactacagacccgttgctctgtcatctgtggtcatgaagtcatttgagaaactggtgttggcccacctgaaggacatcactggaccctttctggatccccttcaatttgcttatcgagcaaacaggtctgtggatgatgcagtcaacatgggattgcatcatttcctgcaacatctggacagaccagggacatatgcaaggatcctttttgtggacttcagttcggctttcaacaccatcttcccagctattctctggactaaattaaaccaactctctgttcccacatctatctgtcagtggatcaccagctttctgacagatagtgagactggggaaattcacttccagcacctgtacaatcagcactggtgccctccagggatgtgtgctctccccactactcttctctctgtacacaaatgactgcaccgccaaggacccctctgtcaagctcctgaagtttgcagacgacactactgtcattggcctcatccaggatgacgatgagtatgcatacagaagggaggttgcaCAGTCTggagcagtcaaaacaacctggagctgaacaccctcaaaacagtggagatgatagtggactttaggaggaacaccccaacactgaccccaatcatcattctgaacagcactgtggcagcagtggagtcattcaggatcctgggctctaccatctcacaggacctgaagtgggagacccacattgactccattgtgaaaaaggcccagcagaggttgtacttccttcgtcagttgaggaagtttaacctgccacaggagctgctgatacagttgaGTCATTGAatttgtcctctgcacttcagtaactgtctggtttggttcagctacgaaatcggacatcagaagactacaaaggacagtttggactgctaagCGGATTATTTgttgcccctgccctcccttcaagaactgtatacTTCCAGAgggaggaaaagggctggaaaaatcactctggaccccactcacccaacccactacctttttgaactgttgcctcctggccgacgctacagagcaccagaaccatcaggcacaagaacagttttttccctcagtctatccatctcatgaacagttaaaactgccccattgagcaataattatgtgcaatacacagcttagtctatttatatttattcaacatatactacctcttctgccattacattcacttgcactatttgtatataacagatttgtatttgtacatacgtgtgtgtgtgtgtgtgtgtgtatatatatatatatatacatatttaagcttccagtgcacaaacaatacaaaagagatatttaaaaaatagaaaatagaaaatataagtatatatagaaatacacaataagacaatcttattgtgcatttctatatatacttactgtatattttctattcactgtttatttatattctatttttttaatatctcttttgtattgtttgtgcactggaagcttctgtcaccaagacaaattccttgtatgtgtaagcatacttggcaataaagctaattctgattctgataagaagcttgttcacagcactaaaaacaatgcaagttctcgtgtgaacatgcaAGACACTGTGTACTTGCTTCTCTAATAGCACTCAAGTACATgcaatggatgtcaagattttcactgaaaagtgACTTAAGTTTCTGGTTTTGTCTTACCACAACctgtcatatgtcttcagaagacttggaatatgctgCACGAGTTGCATAGataacttttatgatacttttgggttcattttaaagctttaaatggAGTTGTCTCAATTGACaaaattgtattgaaaagatggaccattatattcattaaaacatctacttttgtgttcttcataagaaagaaagtcataaggctTTGAAATGAGTACATTTTTGGGACTGTTGAGTAGCGCAACAGATAAAGCTGCATAACAGTTGAGGTGATTATCGAGACCAAGGGAACAAAGTGCAATGTGCTGCCAAGCTAAACTATACTTTTATCAGAAATACTTCTTAATGTATTTGGAACATGTCTAATGATAATTTCTTCTTTGGTATTATTAAAAAGGATGCATCCATAAACATTTCTTATCCGGAACTAGAGGTGATACTACTATAAAGggagggacattttttttttgaaagagttCATGCTGCTTGTGCGTCACTGTGGTTAAACCTCAGAACTTAAAAGCTTCTGCAAAACAGACGTTTTCCAGACAGTGCCAAACACAACGTGAAAGTGAACTTAGTGATCGAGAAGACAGCAGACAACAGCTCATCTGTATTACTATTCCTTGCTTGTCTTTCAGACAGTAGAGTAAGTACTGGCTTGCCAACAGAAAATACTACAAAATATGTAAAGGAACAGGTTGCTAATTGCTTAATTTCACATAAGTAGAGCAGATTCAAAAGTATTCATGATTTTTTATTGATATGCACAATACTTTTTGTGGAGGACATCTGTgaacataatgtttttttgtgcatttcaatGTGATAAACCTGACTCATATAATTTTCTCCTGATTTTAGAACAAAGATCAATGATGAACATAACCGAACTTATGACAGCATCCATTGTGCCAACTCCAGAAAATGTAAGTAAGATTCAAACATTTGTATGAAGCACTGCAAACTATATACAAGTGCCTCAAAAAAGGGTTCGGACACTTTTGAACCCTTTAGTCAAACTtataaatgtctgaatgtcattgcattctatataaaatatcaaaccaagtggcatctgcaagcaaatgatgctagaccttgttttcagaactaacttcacttttcttagccattttcaATTACTTCAACCAATTTGTCTCAAGGTTGTTATTAGTGGATGTAATATGTCAGCTCACACACATATCCTAACAGAATAACCACATGTATACTGTAGTTTGGCACATTAGTTATGGACACGAtccacaaagtttgacaaccagaaagtgtccaattacTTTTGTTTGTCTAGtatcatttgcaaaaatgtatcttTATGTCAAATAAAACCACTGGTTGacattttgttatataattaaaaaaaagtcatttctaCATTTTTGATTGTGGCCTAAATGTCCACATACTTTCTAGGGCCACTGTATAACTGCTGGTAATGGGTGTTTGTATGCATCTCTGAATCAAAATGCACAACTaaataaaatgtagtttaaatgtATGGCAGTTTATGGACACAGAGCTTAAGAAGACATGTTTTGCTTTATTTCACAGGACTGTTGTGATGAATATTCTACCTCTACGGGTGACTATTATGATGACAATGGTGCAACATTGTGTGACAAAGCAGCAGTAAGACAGTTCAGAATGTTCTATGAGTCTGCTTTCTATCTGATCATTGTGATTCTGGGAACCATTGGCAACTCAATGGTGGTTTGGATATACACACACTTTCAGAACCGTCTAAAGGCTATGACAGATGTGTATCTTCTGAACCTGGCTCTGGCAGACCTATTCTTCCTGTGCACTCTACCCTTCTGGGCTGCTGACTCCTTCTACGGCTGGACCTTTGGCTCGGCCCTCTGTAAAATCGTTTCAGCCATCTACAAGATCAACTTCTTCAGCAGCATGTTTCTGCTTACATGCATCAGTGTTGACCGCTACATTGTAATCGTCCAGACAACCAAGGCACAGAACTCCAAGAGGATACGTCTTTTCTACAGCAAGTTCATATGTGTTTTAGTTTGGCTCCTGGCTATTTTATTGGCAATTCCAGAGTTTATCTTTGCCCGCTCCAAAGAGGACATTGAGGGCAATCTCTTATGCTCCATGGTCTACTGGAACAATGAAAACAACCGTACCAAAATTCTGGTCCTGGCGCTTCAGATCTGCATGGGCTTCTGCATTCCTCTCATTGTTATGATCTTCTGCTACACCATAATCATCCGCACCTTGCTCAAGACCAAAAACTTTCAGAAGCACAAGGCCCTGCGCGTCATTCTGGCCGTTGTGGCGGTGTTTGTCCTGTCGCAGCTCCCGTACAACAGCATGTTAGTCTTTGAAGCCACTCAGGCAGCCAATACAACCATCACAGACTGCGCAGAGGTCCAGCGTTTTGATATTGCCAACCAAGTCTTGAAGAGTCTTGCCTACATGCACAGCTGTCTAAACCCGCTCCTTTATGCCTTCGTTGGTGTGCGTTTCCGAAGGGACATAATTCGTATTTTCAGTAACTATGGCTGTATTCAATCCCTCAAGAAGTCCAAGCTGCAGGGAAGCCTACACCGCTCCTCTGTTTTGTCAGACACAGACACAACCAATGCTCTCTCATTGTAAAACTCAGaacacttgttagtgaggcttgCTTAGCATGAACTTCTGTTTTGCTGCAGGTGCTTGGCATCTGAATTTCAAAACAGAAGTTTGAGGTTGGCCATAGTTCCACAGGAGTACTTCACATGCTTGAAAACATATTGTCTGGTAGAGGGTGAAATAACCTGCACACCACGATGTGATGGCTGCAACCTTAAATGTAGAATGACAgagttatttttgtttgactggCTGTTAATATGAATGTTGAATCCAGATCAAGTAATTGTGCACTGTGTGAATGAATGAACAGTGTTTCCCCAGGGAGAGTGTGTGTTTACTGATTTGCTTACTTACTGTAACAGTACTTTCCATCTCTTGTTCATCATTAATTTTTTCTACATGTTTTATAAC contains the following coding sequences:
- the LOC127442146 gene encoding C-C chemokine receptor type 9-like yields the protein MMNITELMTASIVPTPENDCCDEYSTSTGDYYDDNGATLCDKAAVRQFRMFYESAFYLIIVILGTIGNSMVVWIYTHFQNRLKAMTDVYLLNLALADLFFLCTLPFWAADSFYGWTFGSALCKIVSAIYKINFFSSMFLLTCISVDRYIVIVQTTKAQNSKRIRLFYSKFICVLVWLLAILLAIPEFIFARSKEDIEGNLLCSMVYWNNENNRTKILVLALQICMGFCIPLIVMIFCYTIIIRTLLKTKNFQKHKALRVILAVVAVFVLSQLPYNSMLVFEATQAANTTITDCAEVQRFDIANQVLKSLAYMHSCLNPLLYAFVGVRFRRDIIRIFSNYGCIQSLKKSKLQGSLHRSSVLSDTDTTNALSL